A genome region from Dolichospermum compactum NIES-806 includes the following:
- a CDS encoding WD40 repeat domain-containing serine/threonine-protein kinase yields MLVNGVYCLVKQISQGGFYQTFLAVDESQFPPIPCVVYQVLSRYQPLEIFQFQVQKLTELGKHPQIPTLITHFTENEYYYLIQEFIEGDNLASLLAKQGGFNETQIWQLLKGLLPVIMFIHNHQIIHRNIQPGNIILRTKNQSQDLLNNLVLRDFTNMKFVNINEDDDNLVGSPEYISPEQAQGKAVFASDLYSLGITCIYLLTQVSPFELFDMTNNCWVWLDYLTYPISEHLGQTLDKLVKYNLQERWESADQLIYNLGIKDNYLPLLSPIETYFWQFSHTLKNQINSSINTVALSHDSKILASGEDNKSIKLWNLSNQQLIGNFIGHTQRITAVTFNDHDTILATASDDQNINLWDVKTLTKIHSLTGHSHAVKSLAFHPHGQILASGSWDKTIKIWDVKPGLARNTLTGHKLQVNAVAFSPQGRLLASASYDRTVRVWKLEDGNFHLLTTLSGHTWAVLTVAFSPTHPNLLATGSGDNTIKLWDVSTGELISTLSGHSWSVVAVAFSADGETLISGSWDKTVKIWQISTKLEIASLVGHTDSVSSVVMREDGGLIISGSKDKTIKLWRR; encoded by the coding sequence GTGTTAGTTAATGGAGTTTATTGTTTAGTTAAACAGATTAGTCAGGGGGGATTTTATCAGACTTTTTTGGCTGTAGATGAAAGTCAATTTCCGCCAATTCCTTGTGTTGTTTATCAAGTTTTATCTCGATATCAACCGCTGGAAATTTTTCAATTTCAGGTACAGAAGTTAACGGAATTAGGTAAACATCCCCAAATTCCTACTTTAATTACACATTTTACCGAAAATGAATATTACTATTTAATTCAAGAATTTATTGAGGGGGATAATTTAGCTAGTTTATTAGCAAAGCAAGGTGGTTTTAATGAAACTCAGATTTGGCAGCTTTTAAAAGGTTTATTACCAGTGATCATGTTTATTCATAATCATCAAATTATTCACCGAAATATTCAACCGGGAAATATTATTTTGCGGACTAAAAATCAAAGTCAAGATCTATTGAATAATTTGGTTTTAAGGGATTTTACCAATATGAAGTTTGTCAATATCAATGAAGATGACGATAATTTAGTTGGTAGTCCAGAATATATTTCTCCAGAACAAGCACAAGGTAAAGCAGTTTTCGCTAGTGACCTTTATAGTTTAGGTATAACCTGTATTTATTTACTTACTCAAGTTTCTCCTTTTGAACTGTTTGATATGACTAATAATTGCTGGGTATGGCTAGATTATCTTACCTATCCTATTAGTGAACATTTAGGACAAACCCTTGATAAACTAGTAAAATATAATTTACAAGAACGTTGGGAATCAGCAGATCAACTTATATATAATTTGGGTATTAAAGATAATTATTTGCCTTTATTATCCCCAATTGAAACTTATTTTTGGCAATTTTCCCATACTCTGAAAAATCAAATTAATAGTTCTATTAATACTGTGGCATTAAGTCATGATAGTAAAATATTAGCTAGTGGTGAAGATAATAAAAGTATTAAATTATGGAATTTAAGCAATCAGCAATTAATAGGGAACTTTATCGGACATACTCAACGTATAACGGCAGTTACTTTTAATGATCATGATACAATTTTAGCCACAGCTAGTGATGATCAAAATATCAATTTGTGGGATGTGAAGACATTAACGAAAATTCATAGTTTGACTGGACATTCACACGCTGTTAAATCCCTAGCATTTCATCCTCATGGGCAAATTTTAGCTAGTGGTAGTTGGGATAAAACTATTAAAATCTGGGATGTAAAACCGGGTTTAGCACGGAACACTTTAACAGGGCATAAATTACAAGTAAATGCTGTGGCTTTTAGTCCCCAAGGACGGCTTTTAGCTAGTGCTAGTTATGATCGCACAGTTCGGGTCTGGAAATTAGAAGACGGAAATTTTCACTTATTAACAACTCTTTCTGGTCATACTTGGGCAGTTTTGACAGTGGCTTTTAGTCCCACTCATCCTAATTTGTTGGCGACTGGTAGCGGTGATAATACAATCAAATTATGGGATGTTAGCACTGGTGAATTAATTAGCACACTTTCAGGTCATTCTTGGTCAGTGGTGGCTGTGGCTTTTAGTGCTGATGGAGAAACGCTGATTAGTGGCAGTTGGGATAAAACTGTGAAAATTTGGCAAATCAGCACAAAATTGGAAATTGCTAGTCTTGTCGGTCATACAGACTCAGTATCTAGCGTTGTTATGAGGGAGGATGGGGGATTAATTATCAGTGGTAGTAAGGACAAGACAATCAAATTGTGGCGAAGATGA
- a CDS encoding orange carotenoid protein N-terminal domain-containing protein — MALTIQSAQTIFSNTQVPSPIPATIALFDQLNVDDQLAYLWYAYTEMGKTITPAAPGVARLQLAESLLTQIKQMSREEQTKVMRDLASRADTPISRSYGFFSVNTKLAFWFELGELMKQGIIAPIPVGYQMSPGVKFVLEATQKLDPGQQITVLRNTVVDMGFDTSDLGPSSYPKAATEPAFQRTTPVISSVKIDGITEPAVLGYIEAMNADKFDDAIALFTTDGALQPPFQKPIVGREAITKYMREEAQGLNMMPQQGICEVQPDGSKQLKVTGVVQTPWFGVTVGMNISWRFLINPDGKIFFVAIDMLASPQELMNLRRV, encoded by the coding sequence GTGGCTTTAACTATCCAGTCTGCTCAAACTATTTTTTCTAATACTCAAGTTCCCAGCCCTATTCCTGCAACTATAGCGTTATTCGATCAACTTAACGTTGATGATCAATTAGCTTACCTTTGGTATGCTTACACTGAAATGGGTAAAACCATTACTCCCGCAGCACCTGGAGTAGCACGCTTACAACTAGCCGAAAGTTTGCTGACCCAAATTAAGCAAATGTCTCGTGAAGAGCAAACAAAAGTGATGCGGGATTTAGCCAGCCGTGCTGATACTCCTATTAGCCGTTCCTATGGTTTCTTCAGCGTTAATACCAAACTAGCTTTCTGGTTCGAGTTAGGAGAATTGATGAAACAGGGAATCATCGCTCCTATCCCCGTTGGTTATCAAATGTCTCCCGGTGTAAAATTTGTATTAGAAGCTACACAGAAACTTGATCCAGGTCAGCAAATCACCGTATTGCGGAATACTGTAGTAGATATGGGATTTGATACTTCTGATCTTGGTCCTAGCAGTTATCCCAAAGCAGCTACAGAACCTGCTTTCCAACGGACAACACCAGTTATTTCCTCAGTGAAAATTGACGGGATTACAGAACCTGCGGTCTTAGGCTACATTGAAGCCATGAATGCAGATAAATTTGATGATGCGATCGCACTATTCACTACCGACGGTGCGCTACAACCACCATTCCAAAAGCCAATTGTGGGACGAGAAGCGATCACTAAATATATGCGCGAAGAAGCACAAGGACTAAACATGATGCCACAACAAGGTATCTGCGAAGTTCAACCAGACGGTTCTAAACAACTAAAGGTCACAGGAGTAGTGCAAACTCCTTGGTTTGGTGTCACAGTTGGTATGAACATTTCCTGGCGGTTTTTAATCAATCCCGATGGCAAAATCTTCTTCGTAGCCATTGATATGCTTGCATCTCCTCAAGAACTCATGAACCTACGTCGAGTGTAA
- a CDS encoding DUF29 domain-containing protein encodes MKTAIEINKLYESNYSQWLEETIKSLKSRQLGDIDYDNLIEELEELAKTEKRRVRSLLEQIIRHLLLYQNWHIEKPRNANHWAAEIISFRNQIHEELTTNLRNHLAENINIIYSNALDYVKTKTKLTNLPEICPYTLDQILDKNWLPSS; translated from the coding sequence ATGAAAACAGCTATTGAGATCAACAAACTATATGAGTCTAATTACTCACAATGGCTAGAAGAGACAATTAAAAGTCTCAAATCTCGTCAATTGGGAGATATTGACTATGATAACTTAATAGAAGAGTTAGAAGAATTGGCGAAAACCGAAAAAAGACGAGTCAGAAGTTTATTAGAACAGATTATTAGACACTTATTACTTTATCAAAATTGGCATATAGAAAAGCCTAGAAATGCTAACCATTGGGCGGCGGAAATTATTAGTTTTCGTAATCAAATTCATGAAGAATTAACAACTAACTTACGCAACCACTTAGCAGAAAATATCAATATCATTTACAGCAATGCCTTAGATTATGTTAAAACCAAAACCAAACTTACCAACTTACCAGAAATTTGTCCTTACACCTTAGATCAGATTTTAGATAAAAACTGGTTGCCTTCATCTTAA
- a CDS encoding peptidase — protein sequence MGKITQNHNFWRRLIVRFRSLQAAVLTLAISTGLLVVLTNFQVNAVSREQGIGNREQERNFQLLTSLPILPKSYPLPPTLAQWQDKTNSGDYFDQIKSTKVGYLIWSHFPVKVKIETPTDINEKQSQVWVNSVSQAVQEWSIYLPLQIVEKSAIADITIFRKAPPLQREPNGKILRARSALTSYDLYAENNILSHRFTILLSPSQTGEYVLSAARHELGHALGIWGHSLLETDTMYFSQVRKPPLISVRDVNTLKKVYEQSTSLGQN from the coding sequence ATGGGAAAAATTACCCAAAATCACAACTTTTGGCGAAGATTAATAGTTCGATTTCGCTCACTACAAGCAGCAGTTCTGACTTTAGCAATAAGTACAGGACTGCTGGTTGTTTTGACTAACTTTCAAGTTAATGCTGTTTCGAGGGAACAGGGAATAGGGAACAGGGAACAGGAAAGAAACTTCCAATTATTAACTTCTTTACCTATTCTCCCAAAATCCTATCCTTTACCACCAACTCTGGCACAATGGCAAGATAAAACAAATAGTGGTGATTATTTTGATCAAATTAAATCTACAAAAGTTGGTTATTTAATTTGGTCACATTTTCCGGTGAAAGTGAAGATAGAAACACCAACTGATATTAATGAAAAACAATCGCAAGTATGGGTTAATAGTGTTTCTCAAGCAGTGCAAGAATGGAGTATTTATTTACCTTTGCAGATAGTGGAAAAATCTGCTATTGCTGATATTACAATCTTCCGAAAAGCACCACCCTTGCAGCGTGAACCTAATGGTAAAATACTACGGGCGCGTTCGGCTTTAACTAGTTATGATTTATATGCTGAAAATAATATTTTATCTCACCGGTTTACGATTCTGCTGAGTCCTAGTCAAACTGGTGAATATGTACTATCAGCAGCCCGTCATGAACTTGGTCATGCTTTGGGTATTTGGGGTCATAGTCTTCTAGAAACTGATACTATGTATTTTTCTCAGGTTCGCAAACCGCCCTTGATTTCTGTCAGAGATGTGAATACTTTGAAGAAGGTTTATGAACAATCTACAAGTTTGGGGCAGAATTGA
- the secG gene encoding preprotein translocase subunit SecG produces MAITNIIQGIWAFSALGLIILVLLHSPKGDGIGAIGGQAQLFSSTKSAENTLNRVTWALVVVFMGLTVVLSANWLPK; encoded by the coding sequence ATGGCAATTACTAACATTATTCAAGGCATTTGGGCATTTTCCGCTCTCGGTTTGATTATCCTCGTTTTGTTACATAGTCCTAAAGGTGATGGCATTGGTGCTATTGGTGGACAAGCACAATTATTTAGTAGTACCAAAAGTGCCGAAAATACTTTAAATCGAGTTACGTGGGCATTAGTTGTAGTTTTTATGGGTTTAACTGTGGTTTTAAGTGCTAATTGGTTGCCCAAATAA
- the gpmI gene encoding 2,3-bisphosphoglycerate-independent phosphoglycerate mutase gives MTKAPVAPVVLVILDGWGYCEEERGNAIRAAKTPIMDSLWAVYPHTLIRTSGKAVGLPEGQMGNSEVGHLNIGAGRVVPQELVRISDAVEDGSLAANPALVKICQEVSSANGKLHLVGLCSDGGVHSHITHLFGLLDLAKEQRLSQVCIHAITDGRDTKPTDAINVIQQLEDYIAHVGIGEITTISGRFYAMDRDNRWDRVQCAYDVMTTDSAGNGLRAVEVLQAAYAKGVTDEFVLPVRLQPGAVESGDGVIFFNFRPDRARELTQAFVSQTFNGFERQSIQPLSFVTFTQYDPELPVSVAFAPQNLSNILGEVIASRGLKQFRTAETEKYAHVTYFFNGGLEDPCEGEDRELVSSPMVNTYDQTPAMSAQAVTDVAIAAIRKGIYSLVVMNYANPDMVGHTGQIPATVTAIEAVDKCLGRLIDAIGKAGGTAIITADHGNAEYMIDEGGHPWTAHTTNPVPLILVEGEKAKIPGYGTNVVLRNDGKLADIAPTILDILQISQPQEMTGRSLLKAAEYDLQLTRTPVQIGL, from the coding sequence ATGACCAAAGCACCTGTTGCTCCTGTGGTGCTAGTCATTCTAGATGGATGGGGCTACTGTGAGGAAGAGCGAGGAAACGCGATTCGCGCTGCCAAAACTCCGATTATGGACAGTTTATGGGCAGTCTATCCCCACACCCTCATTCGCACATCAGGAAAAGCCGTAGGGTTGCCAGAAGGTCAAATGGGCAACTCGGAAGTTGGTCATTTGAACATTGGCGCTGGTCGAGTCGTACCCCAAGAATTGGTACGGATCTCAGATGCTGTAGAAGACGGTTCTTTAGCCGCAAACCCAGCCCTTGTCAAAATTTGCCAGGAAGTCAGTTCTGCTAATGGCAAGTTACATCTAGTGGGGCTTTGTTCTGATGGGGGGGTGCATTCCCATATTACCCATCTATTTGGACTACTTGACTTAGCGAAGGAACAGCGACTTTCACAGGTTTGTATTCATGCCATTACTGATGGTCGTGACACTAAACCAACGGATGCCATCAACGTCATTCAGCAGTTGGAAGACTATATAGCTCATGTTGGCATCGGTGAAATCACTACTATTAGTGGTCGCTTTTATGCAATGGATCGTGATAACCGTTGGGATCGAGTCCAATGTGCCTACGATGTGATGACAACAGATAGTGCGGGCAATGGACTCAGGGCTGTAGAGGTATTGCAAGCAGCTTACGCGAAAGGTGTAACCGATGAGTTTGTTCTCCCAGTCCGGTTGCAACCGGGCGCGGTAGAATCTGGTGATGGGGTAATATTTTTCAATTTCCGCCCCGACCGCGCTAGGGAACTAACTCAAGCCTTCGTTAGTCAAACTTTTAACGGTTTTGAAAGACAGTCAATTCAACCACTTTCTTTTGTAACTTTTACCCAGTATGATCCAGAATTGCCAGTTTCTGTGGCTTTCGCACCGCAAAATCTGAGTAATATTCTGGGTGAAGTTATCGCTAGTCGCGGGTTAAAACAGTTTAGAACGGCTGAAACTGAAAAATACGCTCATGTTACTTATTTCTTTAACGGGGGACTAGAAGATCCCTGTGAGGGAGAAGACCGGGAATTAGTCAGTAGTCCAATGGTGAATACTTATGATCAAACCCCGGCGATGTCAGCACAAGCTGTGACAGATGTGGCGATCGCTGCCATCAGAAAGGGTATCTATTCCCTAGTTGTAATGAACTATGCTAACCCAGACATGGTAGGGCATACAGGACAAATTCCAGCGACAGTCACAGCTATTGAAGCAGTAGATAAATGTTTAGGTCGTCTAATTGATGCTATTGGTAAAGCAGGTGGTACAGCAATTATTACTGCTGATCATGGCAATGCTGAGTATATGATAGATGAAGGCGGTCATCCTTGGACAGCCCATACTACTAACCCAGTTCCTTTAATTTTGGTAGAAGGTGAAAAAGCCAAAATACCCGGATATGGAACAAATGTGGTATTAAGAAATGATGGCAAATTAGCCGACATTGCCCCGACAATTCTAGATATTTTACAAATATCTCAACCACAAGAAATGACAGGGCGATCATTACTTAAAGCCGCAGAATATGATTTACAACTAACTCGTACTCCTGTACAAATAGGTTTGTAA
- a CDS encoding toxin-antitoxin system HicB family antitoxin, with protein MATLTIRLPNEKHIRLKELAQTRGISVNKLIEELSTIALAEFDACTRFKAMAVTGNPEAGLRILDKLDNLTEQGDQEALLQADRSALNLK; from the coding sequence ATGGCTACTTTAACTATTCGCTTACCCAACGAAAAACACATCCGATTAAAAGAACTGGCGCAAACTAGAGGTATAAGTGTAAATAAACTCATTGAAGAACTTTCTACTATAGCTCTAGCGGAATTTGATGCCTGTACTCGATTTAAAGCAATGGCTGTAACGGGAAACCCAGAAGCAGGTTTAAGAATACTGGATAAACTTGATAATCTTACAGAACAAGGCGATCAGGAAGCGCTGCTGCAAGCAGATCGCTCTGCCCTTAATCTAAAATAA
- a CDS encoding putative toxin-antitoxin system toxin component, PIN family translates to MAIKIVVDTSVFISALIGSKGSSRELIRRCLKGEYQPLMGNALFLEYESVMQREEIISQCSLTNTEIYTLLASFINVSQWISIYYLWRPNLKDEADNHLIELAVAGNAQIIVTKNVKDFQNAELVFPNLSILRPEEIIRS, encoded by the coding sequence ATGGCGATTAAAATTGTGGTAGATACAAGCGTTTTTATTAGTGCGCTTATTGGATCAAAAGGTTCTAGTCGGGAACTAATTCGACGCTGTTTGAAAGGAGAATATCAGCCTTTGATGGGAAATGCTTTATTTTTAGAGTATGAATCAGTCATGCAGCGAGAAGAAATTATCAGCCAATGTTCTCTAACTAACACAGAAATTTATACTTTACTTGCATCATTTATAAATGTCAGTCAATGGATATCAATTTACTACTTATGGCGACCTAATTTAAAAGATGAAGCTGACAACCATTTAATTGAATTAGCGGTTGCTGGTAATGCTCAAATTATTGTCACCAAAAATGTTAAAGACTTCCAAAATGCTGAACTCGTATTTCCTAACTTATCAATATTAAGACCGGAAGAAATTATTAGGAGTTAA
- a CDS encoding ABC1 kinase family protein, whose protein sequence is MGQYKSDELKQYNPEALPWASGAIARYFRYRPWLAWGRLLRIIWSFAGFIFSLKWDEWQDQVEENQGKRATQLRTLLTNLGPTFIKVGQALSTRPDLIRKDFLAELIKLQDQLPPFDNDLAYQIIETELNRSIGEIFRELSPQPVAAASLGQVYRGRLLSGEEVAVKVQRPNLRPLLIKDLYLMRWVASWLAPWLPLNLGHDLTLIVDEFGTKLFEEIDYINEGRNAEKFAHNFRDDPQVKIPSIYWNYTSTHVLTLEWINGFKLTDTENIQSVGLDPEAIIQIGVTTGLQQLLEHGFFHADPHPGNLFAMPDGRMAYIDFGMMDQLEETTKESLVDALVHLVNKDYADLAEDFVKLGFLAANTNITPIVPALEAVLGNAIGKNVQDFNFKTITDEFSELMYEYPFRVPAKFALIIRSLVTQEGIALSLNPNFKIVEVGYPYIARRLLTGESPALRRRLLNVLFKDGKFQWQRLENLITIARTDSNFDVLPTAKMGLEFILSEEGKFLRRQLVLAITEDDRLHTEEVQRLWDLVKDDLPPNRLLNVAISLLTEFSKEGVAAILAK, encoded by the coding sequence GTGGGTCAGTATAAATCTGATGAATTAAAGCAGTATAACCCAGAGGCACTGCCCTGGGCAAGCGGAGCGATCGCTCGTTACTTTCGTTACCGTCCTTGGTTAGCCTGGGGACGACTACTGAGAATAATCTGGTCTTTTGCCGGATTTATATTCAGTCTCAAATGGGACGAATGGCAAGACCAGGTGGAGGAAAATCAGGGGAAACGCGCTACCCAGTTGCGAACCCTACTCACCAATCTCGGTCCGACATTTATTAAAGTCGGTCAAGCCCTCTCGACTCGTCCCGACTTAATCCGCAAAGACTTCTTAGCAGAACTAATCAAGTTACAAGACCAGTTACCACCTTTTGATAATGATCTGGCATATCAGATTATTGAAACAGAATTAAATCGCTCAATTGGCGAAATTTTTCGAGAGCTTTCGCCTCAACCCGTAGCAGCAGCTAGTTTGGGTCAAGTCTACCGGGGTCGCTTACTCAGCGGCGAGGAAGTGGCAGTCAAAGTACAACGCCCTAATCTCCGCCCGCTACTGATAAAAGACCTGTACCTCATGCGTTGGGTTGCCAGTTGGCTTGCTCCTTGGCTACCGCTGAATCTCGGACACGATTTAACTTTAATTGTGGACGAGTTTGGCACAAAGCTATTTGAGGAAATTGACTACATCAATGAAGGTCGCAATGCGGAAAAATTTGCCCATAATTTCCGTGATGACCCCCAGGTAAAAATTCCCTCTATTTACTGGAATTATACCAGCACTCATGTTTTAACTCTAGAATGGATCAACGGCTTTAAACTCACAGATACTGAGAATATTCAATCTGTCGGTTTAGATCCAGAAGCCATCATTCAAATAGGTGTAACTACTGGGTTACAACAACTATTAGAGCATGGCTTTTTTCATGCCGATCCTCATCCTGGGAATTTGTTCGCTATGCCCGATGGTCGCATGGCTTACATTGACTTTGGCATGATGGATCAATTGGAGGAAACTACTAAGGAAAGTTTAGTTGATGCTTTAGTACATTTGGTAAATAAGGATTACGCCGATTTAGCGGAAGATTTTGTCAAATTGGGCTTTTTGGCAGCAAATACTAATATTACGCCTATTGTTCCTGCATTAGAAGCAGTATTAGGAAATGCTATTGGTAAAAATGTCCAAGATTTCAACTTCAAAACCATTACGGATGAGTTCTCGGAATTGATGTATGAATATCCTTTCCGTGTGCCGGCAAAGTTTGCTTTGATTATTCGTTCTTTGGTGACACAAGAAGGAATTGCCCTCAGTCTTAACCCTAATTTCAAAATTGTGGAAGTGGGTTATCCCTATATCGCTCGGCGGTTATTAACTGGGGAATCTCCCGCATTACGGCGACGGCTATTGAATGTGTTGTTCAAAGATGGTAAATTCCAGTGGCAAAGGTTAGAAAATCTGATTACGATTGCTCGCACTGATAGCAATTTCGATGTTTTACCAACGGCGAAAATGGGTTTAGAATTCATCCTTTCCGAAGAGGGTAAATTTCTCCGTCGTCAGTTGGTCTTAGCTATCACTGAAGATGACCGTTTGCACACAGAAGAAGTCCAACGTCTGTGGGATTTGGTCAAGGATGATTTACCACCAAATCGTTTACTTAATGTCGCCATTAGCCTCTTGACCGAGTTCTCGAAAGAAGGTGTAGCAGCTATTTTAGCTAAATAA